One segment of Panicum virgatum strain AP13 chromosome 3K, P.virgatum_v5, whole genome shotgun sequence DNA contains the following:
- the LOC120697222 gene encoding metallothionein-like protein 2C: MSCCGGNCGCGSGCKCGNGCGGCKMSPDVEASSSTTTTMVIAAASSKASSGGFEAATEGGGCDCNTCKCGTSCGCSCCSCN; this comes from the exons ATGTCTTGCTGCGGCGGCAACTGCGGGTGCGGCTCCGGCTGCAAGTGCGGCAACGGATGCGGCGG CTGCAAGATGTCCCCTGACGtggaggcctcctcctccaccaccaccaccatggtcatcgccgccgccagcagcaaGGC GAGCTCCGGCGGGTTCGAGGCGGCCAccgagggcggcggctgcgactgCAACACCTGCAAGTGCGGCACCAGctgcggctgctcctgctgcagcTGCAACTGA